Below is a genomic region from Tumebacillus amylolyticus.
TGCTTCTCCCCGCCGGACAGCTCCTCCGGATAGCTCTTCAACTTCTCTCCGAGCCCAAGGTCCTTCAGCAACTTTGTGGCGTAGTCTTGATCTGCCGTCGTCATTTTTCCGGACATCTTTTTTACAACCAACAATTGCTGAAGGACATTCAGATAAGGAATCAAATTCGACGATTGCATGATAAACCCGATTTCATGCAACCTGATATGCGACAATTCACGAGGATTTGCGTTCGAGATATCCTTTCCATTCACTCGTACTTCTCCTTCGGATGATTTGAGCAAAGCGCCGGCAATCGACAAAAACGTACTCTTTCCTGAGCCGGATGGACCGATAACGGCAACGAATTCGCCGGGCTGAACCGAAATGCTGACTTGATCCAGAGCCACTGTGCGATTGCTGCCTTCCGTAAAGTATTTGGTAACCCCTTTGATTTGCAATCCCGTTGTCATTACTCGACCCTCCCCAGCGCTTTCAGCGGATCAATCTTCGTTATCTTACGGACGGATACTAACGAACTGAGTATCGCAATGGCGAGCAGAATGAGGGAATAACCAAACACCAGTTTGGAATCGAGGATGAACGGCATTCCCTCCGGCATCACCGCCGCCGCCCCATAGGTGAGCGCGATCCCGATCAAAATGCTTACGATCGACAGGATGAATACTTGTGATACAACCGTTTTGCCCAAGAATTTGTTCCCGGCGCCGATCGCCTTCATGATGCCGAACTGGTTCGTCTTCTGCATCGTGAATACGTAGAAGAACACGCCGAGTACAAACGCGGAGATCACCAGCAAGAAAGCCAGCATCATCGTAATGGTACCGCTCTCTTCCTTATACCCGGGCATACCTTGGACCGCTGTCTCATGGGTAACCGTATTCGTATCCTTCAGCTTGCTGTCGATGACAGCAGGATCGATCTCTTTGCCTTGCAACACGATTGCATTGACCGGTTTGTGAATGCCTTTATCCGAGCCAGGTGCCGCAAACATGATGTTCCGCCATCCCTCGATCGGGGTAAACACAACCGCAACATGGTTGTACGTTTGATTCTTGACGAAGCCTACGATCGTCAACTCATGCGTTGAGCCGTCTAATTTTAATGTATCTCCGAGTTTGAACCCTTCTTTTTTCATGGAGTCATTCACGATTACTTCTGTAACACCATTAACGGACAAGCCTTTGCCCTCGACCACCGCAGGTTCTAGAAAACTACCCGGTTCAATACCGATGATTGCAATATCGAGCTTGTCCTCACTTTTTTCAGCAGAGCTCTTTCGTACTGTG
It encodes:
- a CDS encoding ABC transporter ATP-binding protein produces the protein MTTGLQIKGVTKYFTEGSNRTVALDQVSISVQPGEFVAVIGPSGSGKSTFLSIAGALLKSSEGEVRVNGKDISNANPRELSHIRLHEIGFIMQSSNLIPYLNVLQQLLVVKKMSGKMTTADQDYATKLLKDLGLGEKLKSYPEELSGGEKQRTAIARAFMNNPNVILADEPTASLDTKRAHEVVALIAKEAKSRQKAAVMVTHDERMLSYCDKVYRMEDGKLTRVSME
- a CDS encoding ABC transporter permease codes for the protein MYLAMKELMRNRTRFLMIAVIFTLIAWMVFLLSGLGNGLQTLSAATMKSMKADYLIFEQGSKASLSKSLLAEEVVATASQLPGVEAASSMGSTMATVRKSSAEKSEDKLDIAIIGIEPGSFLEPAVVEGKGLSVNGVTEVIVNDSMKKEGFKLGDTLKLDGSTHELTIVGFVKNQTYNHVAVVFTPIEGWRNIMFAAPGSDKGIHKPVNAIVLQGKEIDPAVIDSKLKDTNTVTHETAVQGMPGYKEESGTITMMLAFLLVISAFVLGVFFYVFTMQKTNQFGIMKAIGAGNKFLGKTVVSQVFILSIVSILIGIALTYGAAAVMPEGMPFILDSKLVFGYSLILLAIAILSSLVSVRKITKIDPLKALGRVE